The Mustela erminea isolate mMusErm1 chromosome 18, mMusErm1.Pri, whole genome shotgun sequence genome has a window encoding:
- the GGT6 gene encoding glutathione hydrolase 6 isoform X1 — translation MEPEARPVLYRQLLLWDPSLGSEDDEDNEEETSELVVSNSWRPHNSLGRNEVGGLPGAWARLGAALLLLVTGFSLAARQLYIKSDPTGSQASAAPRPGGHSHPPGVYHHGAIISPAGQSQEPLGGGQGPGHWSPAMPQDHVFLAVATCSHLGRELLIAGGNIVDAGVGAALCLAVVHPHTTGLGATFWALFHNSSSGSPTALTPGPAQPLAPGLRLPSALPSLRLLHARFGRLPWSQLLGGPASLAQDGFLVDTALATALAARGTKGLCPLLCHADGTPLGAGARATNPKLAAVLRLAAQAPAPDLAGDDLLSLLVRDLGLRRPQSRPTPALEPAVQRAIPQGVLSTTPGPSTCPELLAMVGAALRSGEPGPDPCPALSAAPVSPVGTVLATVDSSGSVLLLTSSLSSPFGSGRLSPSTGVLLSDLVAKPTASAWACPLLLQGSSDDTEADMLGLVASGTPAVARVVTRALLSHLAGPQTQAQHERWQGPTLSTSVCGQGTLLQVAVQAEHAHVSSVPSSCCTVQGF, via the exons ATGGAACCGGAGGCGAGGCCCGTGCTCTACCGACAGCTGCTGCTCTGGGACCCCAGCTTGGGGTCTGAGGACGACGAGGACAATGAGGAGGAGACCTCTGAGCTGGTCGTTTCGAATTCCTGGAGGCCCCACAACTCCTTGGG CAGGAATGAGGTTGGCGGGCTGCCCGGGGCCTGGGCTCGCCTCGGCGCTGCCCTGCTGCTGCTGGTCACTGGCTTCTCCCTGGCCGCGAGGCAACTCTACATCAAGAGTGACCCTACAGGAAGCCAGGCCTCGGCAGCCCCCCGGCCCGGCGGGCACTCCCACCCCCCTGGTGTGTACCACCACGGTGCCATCATCAGCCCGGCAGGTCAGAGCCAGGAGCCgcttgggggagggcagggcccagggcacTGGTCGCCCGCCATGCCCCAAGACCATGTCTTCCTGGCTGTAGCCACGTGCTCCCACCTGGGCCGAGAGCTGCTCATCGCCGGGGGCAACATCGTGGACGCGGGAGTGGGAGCAGCTTTGTGTCTGGCGGTGGTGCACCCTCACACCACGGGGCTAG gTGCCACGTTCTGGGCCCTCTTCCACAACAGCTCCTCAGGCAGCCCAACTGCCCTGACGCCGGGCCCCGCACAGCCCCTGGCCCCCGGCCTGCGGCTGCCGTCCGCCCTGCCCAGCCTGCGCCTGCTGCACGCGCGCTTCGGCCGCCTGCCGTGGTCACAGCTGCTAGGGGGCCCTGCCTCGCTGGCTCAAGACGGCTTCCTGGTGGACACAGCCCTTGCCACAGCTCTGGCAGCCCGGGGCACAAAGGGCCTCTGTCCACTACTGTGCCATGCTGATGGGACCCCCCTGGGCGCCGGGGCCCGAGCCACCAACCCCAAACTTGCAGCCGTGCTGCGCCTAGCGGCCCAAGCCCCAGCCCCGGACCTGGCCGGGGATGACCTACTGAGCCTGCTGGTCAGAGACCTGGGGCTGCGTAGGCCCCAATCCAGGCCCACGCCTGCCCTGGAGCCCGCGGTGCAGCGAGCCATACCCCAAGGCGTCCTGTCCACCACCCCCGGCCCCTCAACCTGCCCGGAGCTGCTGGCAATGGTAGGGGCAGCCCTGCGCTCAGGAGAGCCCGGCCCCGACCCCTGCCCGGCGCTCTCAGCAGCTCCCGTGAGCCCTGTGGGCACTGTCCTGGCCACTGTAGACAGCAGTGGCTCAGTGCTGCTCCTTACCTCCTCACTAAGCAGCCCCTTTGGCTCTGGACGCCTGTCCCCAAGCACTGGAGTTCTCCTTAGTGACCTGGTGGCCAAGCCTACAGCCAGTGCCTgggcctgccccctcctcctccagggaagCTCGGATGACACAGAGGCTGACATGTTAGGGCTGGTGGCTTCGGGAACTCCTGCGGTGGCCAGAGTTGTGACTCGTGCCCTGCTCAGTCACCTGGCTGGGCCCCAGACCCAGGCCCAACATGAGCGATGGCAGGGACCGACACTGAGCACTAGTGTTTGTGGCCAAGGGACCCTGCTCCAGGTGGCTGTCCAGGCAGAGCATGCCCATGTCTCCAGTGTCCCCAGCAGCTGCTGCACTGTCCAGGGGTTCTAA
- the GGT6 gene encoding glutathione hydrolase 6 isoform X2 gives MEPEARPVLYRQLLLWDPSLGSEDDEDNEEETSELVVSNSWRPHNSLGNEVGGLPGAWARLGAALLLLVTGFSLAARQLYIKSDPTGSQASAAPRPGGHSHPPGVYHHGAIISPAGQSQEPLGGGQGPGHWSPAMPQDHVFLAVATCSHLGRELLIAGGNIVDAGVGAALCLAVVHPHTTGLGATFWALFHNSSSGSPTALTPGPAQPLAPGLRLPSALPSLRLLHARFGRLPWSQLLGGPASLAQDGFLVDTALATALAARGTKGLCPLLCHADGTPLGAGARATNPKLAAVLRLAAQAPAPDLAGDDLLSLLVRDLGLRRPQSRPTPALEPAVQRAIPQGVLSTTPGPSTCPELLAMVGAALRSGEPGPDPCPALSAAPVSPVGTVLATVDSSGSVLLLTSSLSSPFGSGRLSPSTGVLLSDLVAKPTASAWACPLLLQGSSDDTEADMLGLVASGTPAVARVVTRALLSHLAGPQTQAQHERWQGPTLSTSVCGQGTLLQVAVQAEHAHVSSVPSSCCTVQGF, from the exons ATGGAACCGGAGGCGAGGCCCGTGCTCTACCGACAGCTGCTGCTCTGGGACCCCAGCTTGGGGTCTGAGGACGACGAGGACAATGAGGAGGAGACCTCTGAGCTGGTCGTTTCGAATTCCTGGAGGCCCCACAACTCCTTGGG GAATGAGGTTGGCGGGCTGCCCGGGGCCTGGGCTCGCCTCGGCGCTGCCCTGCTGCTGCTGGTCACTGGCTTCTCCCTGGCCGCGAGGCAACTCTACATCAAGAGTGACCCTACAGGAAGCCAGGCCTCGGCAGCCCCCCGGCCCGGCGGGCACTCCCACCCCCCTGGTGTGTACCACCACGGTGCCATCATCAGCCCGGCAGGTCAGAGCCAGGAGCCgcttgggggagggcagggcccagggcacTGGTCGCCCGCCATGCCCCAAGACCATGTCTTCCTGGCTGTAGCCACGTGCTCCCACCTGGGCCGAGAGCTGCTCATCGCCGGGGGCAACATCGTGGACGCGGGAGTGGGAGCAGCTTTGTGTCTGGCGGTGGTGCACCCTCACACCACGGGGCTAG gTGCCACGTTCTGGGCCCTCTTCCACAACAGCTCCTCAGGCAGCCCAACTGCCCTGACGCCGGGCCCCGCACAGCCCCTGGCCCCCGGCCTGCGGCTGCCGTCCGCCCTGCCCAGCCTGCGCCTGCTGCACGCGCGCTTCGGCCGCCTGCCGTGGTCACAGCTGCTAGGGGGCCCTGCCTCGCTGGCTCAAGACGGCTTCCTGGTGGACACAGCCCTTGCCACAGCTCTGGCAGCCCGGGGCACAAAGGGCCTCTGTCCACTACTGTGCCATGCTGATGGGACCCCCCTGGGCGCCGGGGCCCGAGCCACCAACCCCAAACTTGCAGCCGTGCTGCGCCTAGCGGCCCAAGCCCCAGCCCCGGACCTGGCCGGGGATGACCTACTGAGCCTGCTGGTCAGAGACCTGGGGCTGCGTAGGCCCCAATCCAGGCCCACGCCTGCCCTGGAGCCCGCGGTGCAGCGAGCCATACCCCAAGGCGTCCTGTCCACCACCCCCGGCCCCTCAACCTGCCCGGAGCTGCTGGCAATGGTAGGGGCAGCCCTGCGCTCAGGAGAGCCCGGCCCCGACCCCTGCCCGGCGCTCTCAGCAGCTCCCGTGAGCCCTGTGGGCACTGTCCTGGCCACTGTAGACAGCAGTGGCTCAGTGCTGCTCCTTACCTCCTCACTAAGCAGCCCCTTTGGCTCTGGACGCCTGTCCCCAAGCACTGGAGTTCTCCTTAGTGACCTGGTGGCCAAGCCTACAGCCAGTGCCTgggcctgccccctcctcctccagggaagCTCGGATGACACAGAGGCTGACATGTTAGGGCTGGTGGCTTCGGGAACTCCTGCGGTGGCCAGAGTTGTGACTCGTGCCCTGCTCAGTCACCTGGCTGGGCCCCAGACCCAGGCCCAACATGAGCGATGGCAGGGACCGACACTGAGCACTAGTGTTTGTGGCCAAGGGACCCTGCTCCAGGTGGCTGTCCAGGCAGAGCATGCCCATGTCTCCAGTGTCCCCAGCAGCTGCTGCACTGTCCAGGGGTTCTAA
- the GGT6 gene encoding glutathione hydrolase 6 isoform X3, which translates to MEPEARPVLYRQLLLWDPSLGSEDDEDNEEETSELVVSNSWRPHNSLGRNEVGGLPGAWARLGAALLLLVTGFSLAARQLYIKSDPTGSQASAAPRPGGHSHPPGVYHHGAIISPAATCSHLGRELLIAGGNIVDAGVGAALCLAVVHPHTTGLGATFWALFHNSSSGSPTALTPGPAQPLAPGLRLPSALPSLRLLHARFGRLPWSQLLGGPASLAQDGFLVDTALATALAARGTKGLCPLLCHADGTPLGAGARATNPKLAAVLRLAAQAPAPDLAGDDLLSLLVRDLGLRRPQSRPTPALEPAVQRAIPQGVLSTTPGPSTCPELLAMVGAALRSGEPGPDPCPALSAAPVSPVGTVLATVDSSGSVLLLTSSLSSPFGSGRLSPSTGVLLSDLVAKPTASAWACPLLLQGSSDDTEADMLGLVASGTPAVARVVTRALLSHLAGPQTQAQHERWQGPTLSTSVCGQGTLLQVAVQAEHAHVSSVPSSCCTVQGF; encoded by the exons ATGGAACCGGAGGCGAGGCCCGTGCTCTACCGACAGCTGCTGCTCTGGGACCCCAGCTTGGGGTCTGAGGACGACGAGGACAATGAGGAGGAGACCTCTGAGCTGGTCGTTTCGAATTCCTGGAGGCCCCACAACTCCTTGGG CAGGAATGAGGTTGGCGGGCTGCCCGGGGCCTGGGCTCGCCTCGGCGCTGCCCTGCTGCTGCTGGTCACTGGCTTCTCCCTGGCCGCGAGGCAACTCTACATCAAGAGTGACCCTACAGGAAGCCAGGCCTCGGCAGCCCCCCGGCCCGGCGGGCACTCCCACCCCCCTGGTGTGTACCACCACGGTGCCATCATCAGCCCGGCAG CCACGTGCTCCCACCTGGGCCGAGAGCTGCTCATCGCCGGGGGCAACATCGTGGACGCGGGAGTGGGAGCAGCTTTGTGTCTGGCGGTGGTGCACCCTCACACCACGGGGCTAG gTGCCACGTTCTGGGCCCTCTTCCACAACAGCTCCTCAGGCAGCCCAACTGCCCTGACGCCGGGCCCCGCACAGCCCCTGGCCCCCGGCCTGCGGCTGCCGTCCGCCCTGCCCAGCCTGCGCCTGCTGCACGCGCGCTTCGGCCGCCTGCCGTGGTCACAGCTGCTAGGGGGCCCTGCCTCGCTGGCTCAAGACGGCTTCCTGGTGGACACAGCCCTTGCCACAGCTCTGGCAGCCCGGGGCACAAAGGGCCTCTGTCCACTACTGTGCCATGCTGATGGGACCCCCCTGGGCGCCGGGGCCCGAGCCACCAACCCCAAACTTGCAGCCGTGCTGCGCCTAGCGGCCCAAGCCCCAGCCCCGGACCTGGCCGGGGATGACCTACTGAGCCTGCTGGTCAGAGACCTGGGGCTGCGTAGGCCCCAATCCAGGCCCACGCCTGCCCTGGAGCCCGCGGTGCAGCGAGCCATACCCCAAGGCGTCCTGTCCACCACCCCCGGCCCCTCAACCTGCCCGGAGCTGCTGGCAATGGTAGGGGCAGCCCTGCGCTCAGGAGAGCCCGGCCCCGACCCCTGCCCGGCGCTCTCAGCAGCTCCCGTGAGCCCTGTGGGCACTGTCCTGGCCACTGTAGACAGCAGTGGCTCAGTGCTGCTCCTTACCTCCTCACTAAGCAGCCCCTTTGGCTCTGGACGCCTGTCCCCAAGCACTGGAGTTCTCCTTAGTGACCTGGTGGCCAAGCCTACAGCCAGTGCCTgggcctgccccctcctcctccagggaagCTCGGATGACACAGAGGCTGACATGTTAGGGCTGGTGGCTTCGGGAACTCCTGCGGTGGCCAGAGTTGTGACTCGTGCCCTGCTCAGTCACCTGGCTGGGCCCCAGACCCAGGCCCAACATGAGCGATGGCAGGGACCGACACTGAGCACTAGTGTTTGTGGCCAAGGGACCCTGCTCCAGGTGGCTGTCCAGGCAGAGCATGCCCATGTCTCCAGTGTCCCCAGCAGCTGCTGCACTGTCCAGGGGTTCTAA
- the GGT6 gene encoding glutathione hydrolase 6 isoform X4 — protein sequence MEPEARPVLYRQLLLWDPSLGSEDDEDNEEETSELVVSNSWRPHNSLGNEVGGLPGAWARLGAALLLLVTGFSLAARQLYIKSDPTGSQASAAPRPGGHSHPPGVYHHGAIISPAATCSHLGRELLIAGGNIVDAGVGAALCLAVVHPHTTGLGATFWALFHNSSSGSPTALTPGPAQPLAPGLRLPSALPSLRLLHARFGRLPWSQLLGGPASLAQDGFLVDTALATALAARGTKGLCPLLCHADGTPLGAGARATNPKLAAVLRLAAQAPAPDLAGDDLLSLLVRDLGLRRPQSRPTPALEPAVQRAIPQGVLSTTPGPSTCPELLAMVGAALRSGEPGPDPCPALSAAPVSPVGTVLATVDSSGSVLLLTSSLSSPFGSGRLSPSTGVLLSDLVAKPTASAWACPLLLQGSSDDTEADMLGLVASGTPAVARVVTRALLSHLAGPQTQAQHERWQGPTLSTSVCGQGTLLQVAVQAEHAHVSSVPSSCCTVQGF from the exons ATGGAACCGGAGGCGAGGCCCGTGCTCTACCGACAGCTGCTGCTCTGGGACCCCAGCTTGGGGTCTGAGGACGACGAGGACAATGAGGAGGAGACCTCTGAGCTGGTCGTTTCGAATTCCTGGAGGCCCCACAACTCCTTGGG GAATGAGGTTGGCGGGCTGCCCGGGGCCTGGGCTCGCCTCGGCGCTGCCCTGCTGCTGCTGGTCACTGGCTTCTCCCTGGCCGCGAGGCAACTCTACATCAAGAGTGACCCTACAGGAAGCCAGGCCTCGGCAGCCCCCCGGCCCGGCGGGCACTCCCACCCCCCTGGTGTGTACCACCACGGTGCCATCATCAGCCCGGCAG CCACGTGCTCCCACCTGGGCCGAGAGCTGCTCATCGCCGGGGGCAACATCGTGGACGCGGGAGTGGGAGCAGCTTTGTGTCTGGCGGTGGTGCACCCTCACACCACGGGGCTAG gTGCCACGTTCTGGGCCCTCTTCCACAACAGCTCCTCAGGCAGCCCAACTGCCCTGACGCCGGGCCCCGCACAGCCCCTGGCCCCCGGCCTGCGGCTGCCGTCCGCCCTGCCCAGCCTGCGCCTGCTGCACGCGCGCTTCGGCCGCCTGCCGTGGTCACAGCTGCTAGGGGGCCCTGCCTCGCTGGCTCAAGACGGCTTCCTGGTGGACACAGCCCTTGCCACAGCTCTGGCAGCCCGGGGCACAAAGGGCCTCTGTCCACTACTGTGCCATGCTGATGGGACCCCCCTGGGCGCCGGGGCCCGAGCCACCAACCCCAAACTTGCAGCCGTGCTGCGCCTAGCGGCCCAAGCCCCAGCCCCGGACCTGGCCGGGGATGACCTACTGAGCCTGCTGGTCAGAGACCTGGGGCTGCGTAGGCCCCAATCCAGGCCCACGCCTGCCCTGGAGCCCGCGGTGCAGCGAGCCATACCCCAAGGCGTCCTGTCCACCACCCCCGGCCCCTCAACCTGCCCGGAGCTGCTGGCAATGGTAGGGGCAGCCCTGCGCTCAGGAGAGCCCGGCCCCGACCCCTGCCCGGCGCTCTCAGCAGCTCCCGTGAGCCCTGTGGGCACTGTCCTGGCCACTGTAGACAGCAGTGGCTCAGTGCTGCTCCTTACCTCCTCACTAAGCAGCCCCTTTGGCTCTGGACGCCTGTCCCCAAGCACTGGAGTTCTCCTTAGTGACCTGGTGGCCAAGCCTACAGCCAGTGCCTgggcctgccccctcctcctccagggaagCTCGGATGACACAGAGGCTGACATGTTAGGGCTGGTGGCTTCGGGAACTCCTGCGGTGGCCAGAGTTGTGACTCGTGCCCTGCTCAGTCACCTGGCTGGGCCCCAGACCCAGGCCCAACATGAGCGATGGCAGGGACCGACACTGAGCACTAGTGTTTGTGGCCAAGGGACCCTGCTCCAGGTGGCTGTCCAGGCAGAGCATGCCCATGTCTCCAGTGTCCCCAGCAGCTGCTGCACTGTCCAGGGGTTCTAA
- the GGT6 gene encoding glutathione hydrolase 6 isoform X5 — translation MRRRPLSWSFRIPGGPTTPWATCSHLGRELLIAGGNIVDAGVGAALCLAVVHPHTTGLGATFWALFHNSSSGSPTALTPGPAQPLAPGLRLPSALPSLRLLHARFGRLPWSQLLGGPASLAQDGFLVDTALATALAARGTKGLCPLLCHADGTPLGAGARATNPKLAAVLRLAAQAPAPDLAGDDLLSLLVRDLGLRRPQSRPTPALEPAVQRAIPQGVLSTTPGPSTCPELLAMVGAALRSGEPGPDPCPALSAAPVSPVGTVLATVDSSGSVLLLTSSLSSPFGSGRLSPSTGVLLSDLVAKPTASAWACPLLLQGSSDDTEADMLGLVASGTPAVARVVTRALLSHLAGPQTQAQHERWQGPTLSTSVCGQGTLLQVAVQAEHAHVSSVPSSCCTVQGF, via the exons ATGAGGAGGAGACCTCTGAGCTGGTCGTTTCGAATTCCTGGAGGCCCCACAACTCCTTGGG CCACGTGCTCCCACCTGGGCCGAGAGCTGCTCATCGCCGGGGGCAACATCGTGGACGCGGGAGTGGGAGCAGCTTTGTGTCTGGCGGTGGTGCACCCTCACACCACGGGGCTAG gTGCCACGTTCTGGGCCCTCTTCCACAACAGCTCCTCAGGCAGCCCAACTGCCCTGACGCCGGGCCCCGCACAGCCCCTGGCCCCCGGCCTGCGGCTGCCGTCCGCCCTGCCCAGCCTGCGCCTGCTGCACGCGCGCTTCGGCCGCCTGCCGTGGTCACAGCTGCTAGGGGGCCCTGCCTCGCTGGCTCAAGACGGCTTCCTGGTGGACACAGCCCTTGCCACAGCTCTGGCAGCCCGGGGCACAAAGGGCCTCTGTCCACTACTGTGCCATGCTGATGGGACCCCCCTGGGCGCCGGGGCCCGAGCCACCAACCCCAAACTTGCAGCCGTGCTGCGCCTAGCGGCCCAAGCCCCAGCCCCGGACCTGGCCGGGGATGACCTACTGAGCCTGCTGGTCAGAGACCTGGGGCTGCGTAGGCCCCAATCCAGGCCCACGCCTGCCCTGGAGCCCGCGGTGCAGCGAGCCATACCCCAAGGCGTCCTGTCCACCACCCCCGGCCCCTCAACCTGCCCGGAGCTGCTGGCAATGGTAGGGGCAGCCCTGCGCTCAGGAGAGCCCGGCCCCGACCCCTGCCCGGCGCTCTCAGCAGCTCCCGTGAGCCCTGTGGGCACTGTCCTGGCCACTGTAGACAGCAGTGGCTCAGTGCTGCTCCTTACCTCCTCACTAAGCAGCCCCTTTGGCTCTGGACGCCTGTCCCCAAGCACTGGAGTTCTCCTTAGTGACCTGGTGGCCAAGCCTACAGCCAGTGCCTgggcctgccccctcctcctccagggaagCTCGGATGACACAGAGGCTGACATGTTAGGGCTGGTGGCTTCGGGAACTCCTGCGGTGGCCAGAGTTGTGACTCGTGCCCTGCTCAGTCACCTGGCTGGGCCCCAGACCCAGGCCCAACATGAGCGATGGCAGGGACCGACACTGAGCACTAGTGTTTGTGGCCAAGGGACCCTGCTCCAGGTGGCTGTCCAGGCAGAGCATGCCCATGTCTCCAGTGTCCCCAGCAGCTGCTGCACTGTCCAGGGGTTCTAA